In the Corythoichthys intestinalis isolate RoL2023-P3 chromosome 12, ASM3026506v1, whole genome shotgun sequence genome, one interval contains:
- the dcaf17 gene encoding DDB1- and CUL4-associated factor 17, which produces MMALYSRKRSMNAVEVLSWRGRGVTDAGTLTRLNIKVLRSIILQNRDFYYVGNETSKSTIIYGNNKIYLDNYLKCSSCVHSRPHALYQLPERSKLTKFEDTLLCQSPLETTLASPSDHKPSLLVLTANNWLYRLLDSTGQELDSVFLSSKHKFKYLCWDVSQEIFYVKSVQSKETPLGRQAGITQDTVIHLAIFHVFPLQIVGVMEVKEKVFGKGLTDVILSQGVLAVSYRKSVKLFSIEHILQKCLVEKLTLGKKSSLLSGKIVGEAPFGIPVNIQITDCPPVLFEVSCSNNGVQIGGFPWHYISTPLQKCHQGTHHISSLKDKTMAINGIQNMKCYSLESDFIFFHPDESGRIIHVGPSTINIVKIVGELNSGLPSTVVKDFSIETHRNNICTSQVTVTSSGRTVKRTSVQQLDDDPNLATFRTVVYEDELDLLAVVVTDGADGEGRAQVQLHDNQSGQLLKTVKLLEAWDETNQHDLVFDKDTIVHIVQRKTRVCCYVYKLNIGK; this is translated from the exons ATGATGGCACTTTACTCAAGGAAAAGGAGCATGAATGCTGTTGAAGTGCTGAGCTGGAGAGGCAGAGGTGTCACGGATGCCGGGACGCTAACTAGACTCAATATAAAGGTCCTAAGAAGCATCATTTTACAG AATCGGGATTTCTACTACGTTGGGAACGAGACATCAAAATCCACAATAATATATGGAAATAATAAAATCTATCTAGACAATTACCTGAAGTGCTCCAGCTG TGTACATTCTAGGCCTCATGCTCTCTACCAATTGCCTGAACGATCTAAATTGACTAAGTTTGAAGATACCTTGCTGTGTCAGAGCCCACTT GAAACCACTTTAGCGTCTCCTTCTGATCACAAGCCAAGCCTTTTGGTTTTGACAGCCAATAATTGGTTGTATCGCTTATTGGACTCAACAGGACAGGAACTGGACAGTGTTTTCCTCTCTTCAAAACAcaagttcaa gtaTCTATGCTGGGATGTATCTCAAGAGATTTTTTATGTGAAATCTGTTCAAAGTAAAGAAACACCTCTAGGACGACAG GCTGGCATTACACAGGACACAGTGATCCATCTGGCAATATTTCATGTTTTCCCCTTACAAATTGTGGGCGTGATGGAAGTCAAAGAAAAG GTGTTCGGGAAAGGCCTTACTGATGTTATTTTATCTCAAGGTGTCCTGGCTGTCTCCTATAGAAAATCAGTGAAGCTGTTTAGCATTGAGCACATTTTGCAAAAG TGCCTGGTGGAGAAATTAACGCTTGGAAAGAAAAGTTCACTTCTCAGTGGCAAAATAGTGGGAGAAGCTCCGTTTGGCATCCCGGTAAATATCCAGATTACAG ATTGCCCTCCCGTGCTCTTCGAAGTGTCCTGCTCCAATAATGGTGTACAGATTGGAGGCTTTCCTTGGCACTACATTTCCACTCCACTACAAAAATGTCACCAAGGGACTCACCACATCTCCTCACTCAAAGACAAAACTATG GCCATAAATGGGATACAGAATATGAAGTGTTACTCTCTGGAGAGTGATTTTATTTTCTTCCATCCTGATGAATCAGGAAGAATCATTCATGTGGGGCCCAGCACCATTAA CATTGTAAAGATTGTTGGTGAGTTGAACAGTGGATTGCCATCAACGGTAGTAAAAGATTTCTCAATAGAAACTCATCGCAACAACATT TGTACCTCGCAAGTAACAGTTACTTCTTCAGGCCGTACAGTGAAGAGAACTTCAGTCCAACAGCTCGATGATGATCCCAATCTAGCG ACTTTCCGTACGGTAGTTTATGAGGACGAGCTGGACCTTTTGGCTGTGGTGGTAACCGATGGTGCGGATGGAGAGGGAAGAGCTCAGGTCCAACTACATGACAACCAGAGTGGACAGTTGCTGAAGACTGTTAAACTGTTGGAAGCATGGGATGAG ACTAACCAACATGACCTGGTTTTCGACAAGGACACAATTGTTCATATTGTACAAAGGAAAACCAGAGTCTGCTGCTATGTCTACAAGCTTAATATTGGCAAATAA